A genomic segment from Cyanobium sp. NIES-981 encodes:
- the recQ gene encoding DNA helicase RecQ produces the protein MSAPVPLDPPMDPPAPPGARACADPQAVLQQVFGYRTFRGPQEEIVRHVIGGGSGLVLMPTGGGKSLCYQVPALCRPGLAVVVSPLIALMQDQVEALQQAGVRAEALHSALTAEQTSTVWQQLGRGQLDLLYVSPERLLGGDLLERLAERELALFAIDEAHCVSQWGHDFRPEYIQLAVLAERFPAVPRLALTATADPRSREEIVARLRLEHGRVFLASFDRPNIRYLLRAKEDPKAQLLQFLEQHRGEAGIVYARSRARVERFAADLRAAGFDALGYHAGMEAEQRSRTLQQFRNGSGVVVVATIAFGMGIDKPDVRFVAHVDLPKSLEAYYQETGRAGRDGLPAVAWMVHGPGDIPQLRRFIDDGESPEAQKRIEHGKLDALIGFTEAPGCRRQVLLQHFGEQLAEPCGNCDGCLEPQERVDVTEPARKALSAVYRTGQRFGAAHVVDVLLGGSTERIRSLGHDGLSVYGIGRELDRSQWRTLLRQLTSAGYLQPVPEGHGGLCFGAEALVKPLLRGETRLELPLPPPRKERRRSHAGAGTGWGTAGSGAELGELDDTLVAALKAWRREQARQQGVPPYVVFHDRTLLELAGRRPADLGELAGVSGIGAAKLERYGEALLAVLATAGAS, from the coding sequence TTGAGCGCCCCGGTGCCCCTCGATCCACCGATGGATCCGCCCGCCCCTCCCGGCGCCCGCGCCTGCGCCGATCCCCAGGCCGTGCTCCAGCAGGTGTTCGGCTACCGGACCTTCCGCGGGCCCCAGGAGGAGATTGTGCGCCATGTGATCGGCGGCGGCTCCGGCCTGGTGCTGATGCCCACCGGTGGCGGCAAGTCGCTCTGTTATCAGGTGCCGGCGCTGTGCCGGCCGGGGCTGGCGGTGGTGGTCTCGCCCCTGATCGCCCTGATGCAGGACCAGGTGGAGGCCCTGCAGCAGGCGGGCGTGCGGGCTGAGGCGCTGCATTCGGCCCTCACGGCGGAGCAGACGAGCACGGTGTGGCAGCAGCTCGGTCGCGGGCAGCTCGATCTGCTCTACGTGTCGCCGGAACGGCTGCTGGGGGGCGATCTGCTCGAGCGGCTGGCGGAGCGGGAGCTGGCCCTGTTCGCCATCGATGAGGCCCACTGCGTGTCCCAGTGGGGCCACGACTTCCGTCCCGAATACATCCAGCTGGCAGTGCTGGCCGAGCGCTTCCCGGCGGTGCCGCGGCTGGCCCTCACGGCCACCGCCGACCCCCGCAGCCGGGAGGAGATCGTGGCGCGGCTGCGGCTGGAGCACGGCCGGGTGTTCCTGGCCAGCTTCGACCGGCCCAACATCCGCTATCTGCTGCGGGCCAAGGAGGACCCGAAGGCCCAGCTGCTGCAGTTTCTGGAGCAGCACCGGGGCGAGGCGGGCATTGTGTATGCCCGCTCGCGGGCCCGGGTGGAGCGCTTCGCGGCGGATCTGCGGGCCGCCGGCTTCGATGCCCTCGGCTACCACGCCGGCATGGAGGCGGAGCAGCGCAGCCGCACCCTGCAGCAGTTCCGCAACGGGAGCGGCGTGGTGGTGGTGGCCACGATCGCCTTCGGCATGGGCATCGACAAGCCCGACGTGCGCTTCGTGGCCCACGTGGACCTGCCCAAGAGCCTGGAGGCCTACTACCAGGAAACGGGCCGGGCCGGCCGCGACGGCCTGCCGGCCGTGGCCTGGATGGTGCATGGCCCCGGCGACATCCCCCAGCTGCGCCGCTTCATCGACGACGGGGAATCCCCGGAGGCCCAGAAGCGCATCGAGCACGGCAAGCTCGATGCCCTGATCGGCTTCACCGAGGCCCCCGGCTGCCGCCGCCAGGTGCTGCTGCAGCACTTCGGCGAGCAGCTGGCCGAACCCTGCGGCAACTGTGACGGCTGCCTCGAGCCCCAGGAGCGGGTGGATGTCACCGAGCCGGCCCGCAAGGCCCTCTCCGCCGTGTACCGCACCGGCCAGCGCTTCGGAGCCGCCCATGTGGTGGACGTGCTGCTGGGGGGCAGCACCGAACGGATCCGCAGCCTCGGCCACGACGGCCTGAGCGTGTACGGCATCGGCCGGGAGCTCGACCGCAGCCAGTGGCGCACCTTGCTGCGCCAGCTCACCAGCGCCGGCTATCTGCAGCCCGTGCCCGAGGGCCATGGCGGCCTCTGCTTCGGGGCTGAGGCGCTGGTGAAGCCGCTGCTGCGGGGAGAAACCAGGCTGGAGCTGCCGCTGCCGCCGCCCCGCAAGGAGCGTCGGCGCAGCCACGCCGGCGCCGGCACGGGCTGGGGTACGGCCGGTTCAGGCGCGGAGCTGGGCGAGCTGGACGACACCCTGGTGGCCGCCCTCAAGGCCTGGCGGCGCGAGCAGGCCCGCCAGCAGGGGGTGCCGCCCTACGTGGTGTTCCACGACCGCACCCTGCTGGAGCTGGCCGGGCGCCGCCCCGCCGATCTGGGGGAGCTGGCCGGGGTGAGCGGCATCGGCGCCGCCAAGCTGGAGCGCTACGGGGAGGCGCTGCTGGCGGTGCTGGCCACCGCAGGGGCGAGTTAG
- a CDS encoding carbohydrate ABC transporter permease: MSPSSRSSGFPSSSRSNAAAWAFLAPALLLIGLSVLIPAAMALLMSFTQAGLDVSEPLRFVGLANVRRLLADPMFFRVTGTTFLYLIGVVPPVVLGALALAVLVNRQLPGIHWFRAAFYTPVLVSIVVAAIAFRWLYAENGLINGWLSALLGDAFSPIGFLTSPLLALPSVMLVTLWKGLGYYMVIFLAGLQGISADLYEAASLDGSEGWRKHVDITLPLLRPYLTLVAVISAIAATKVFEEVYLMTQGGPADSTRTLVYYVYDQAFSELEISYACTVGLALFLIVLVLSLIRFAFAGDRGLT, translated from the coding sequence ATGTCCCCGTCCTCCCGCAGCAGCGGGTTTCCGAGCAGCTCACGCTCCAATGCCGCCGCCTGGGCCTTCCTGGCTCCGGCCCTGCTGCTGATCGGCCTTTCGGTGCTGATCCCGGCGGCGATGGCGCTGCTGATGAGCTTCACCCAGGCGGGTCTGGATGTGAGCGAGCCCCTGCGCTTCGTGGGCCTGGCCAACGTGCGGCGGCTGCTGGCCGATCCCATGTTCTTCCGGGTCACGGGCACCACCTTTCTCTACCTGATCGGTGTGGTGCCACCGGTGGTGCTCGGTGCCCTGGCCCTGGCGGTGCTGGTGAACCGCCAGTTGCCCGGCATCCACTGGTTCCGCGCCGCCTTCTACACGCCGGTGCTGGTCTCGATCGTGGTGGCGGCCATCGCCTTCCGCTGGCTCTATGCCGAAAACGGCCTGATCAACGGCTGGCTCAGTGCCCTGCTCGGGGATGCCTTCAGCCCGATCGGGTTCCTCACCTCTCCGCTGCTGGCCCTGCCCTCGGTGATGCTCGTCACCCTGTGGAAGGGCCTGGGCTACTACATGGTGATCTTCCTGGCGGGTCTGCAGGGCATCTCCGCCGATCTCTACGAGGCCGCCTCCCTCGATGGCAGCGAGGGCTGGCGCAAGCACGTGGACATCACCCTGCCCCTGCTGCGGCCCTACCTCACGCTGGTGGCGGTGATCTCGGCGATCGCGGCCACCAAGGTGTTCGAGGAGGTGTATCTGATGACCCAGGGCGGTCCGGCCGACTCCACCCGCACCCTGGTGTACTACGTGTACGACCAGGCCTTCTCCGAACTGGAGATCAGTTACGCCTGCACCGTGGGTCTGGCCCTGTTTCTGATCGTGCTGGTGCTGAGCCTGATCCGCTTTGCCTTCGCCGGGGATCGGGGCCTCACCTGA
- a CDS encoding 5-(carboxyamino)imidazole ribonucleotide synthase, with protein MVESLVDVPSEASAAAATAAPALPIGVVGGGQLAWMLAGAAQELGIPVAVQTPSRDDPATRLATRVVEADPRDGEATRRLASGCRAITFENEWVDLEALAALEAEGVRFVPSLRALAPLVNKRSQRELLQRLNLPAPAWRPLADLVPLPAADPDPKSEHHVPALPAPEPGPALPPGWSYPIMAKAATGGYDGKATLVLREPTDLEELLESVDPANWIVERFVAFELELSQLVCRDQQGQVRCYPLVQTHQHHRVCDWVLAPAAVPHAVQAFARNIAVSLLTAIDYVGVLSIELFYGPEGLQINEIAPRTHNSGHVTIEASHTSQFAQQARIVAGLPMGEVELKVPGALMVNLLGFERFESSYEPQREALACLPQAQLHWYGKHGSSLGRKLGHITLLLDGATAEERQRQARQRLEQVRAIWPRPVY; from the coding sequence ATGGTCGAATCCCTCGTCGACGTCCCGAGTGAGGCCTCCGCCGCCGCCGCCACCGCCGCCCCAGCGCTGCCGATCGGCGTGGTGGGCGGCGGCCAGCTGGCCTGGATGCTGGCGGGGGCGGCCCAGGAACTCGGGATCCCTGTGGCGGTTCAGACCCCATCCCGGGACGATCCGGCGACCAGGCTGGCGACCCGGGTGGTGGAGGCCGACCCTCGGGACGGCGAGGCCACCCGCCGGCTGGCCAGCGGCTGCCGGGCGATCACCTTTGAGAACGAGTGGGTCGATCTCGAGGCCCTCGCCGCCCTCGAGGCCGAAGGGGTGCGGTTCGTGCCGAGCCTCAGGGCCCTGGCACCGCTGGTGAACAAGCGCAGCCAGCGGGAGCTGCTGCAGCGGCTCAATCTGCCGGCCCCCGCCTGGCGCCCCCTGGCCGACCTGGTGCCGCTTCCGGCGGCCGACCCCGACCCGAAGTCCGAGCACCACGTGCCGGCGCTGCCTGCTCCGGAGCCGGGACCCGCCCTGCCCCCGGGCTGGAGTTACCCGATCATGGCCAAGGCGGCCACGGGCGGGTACGACGGCAAGGCCACCCTGGTGCTGCGTGAGCCCACGGATCTCGAGGAGCTGCTCGAGAGCGTGGATCCGGCCAACTGGATCGTGGAACGGTTCGTGGCCTTCGAGCTGGAGCTCTCCCAGCTGGTGTGCCGCGATCAGCAGGGGCAGGTGCGCTGCTATCCCCTGGTCCAGACCCATCAGCACCACCGCGTCTGCGACTGGGTGCTCGCCCCTGCGGCCGTGCCCCACGCCGTGCAGGCCTTCGCCCGCAACATCGCCGTGTCGCTGCTCACCGCCATCGATTACGTGGGGGTGCTCTCGATCGAGCTCTTCTACGGCCCCGAGGGACTGCAGATCAACGAGATCGCCCCCCGCACCCACAATTCCGGCCACGTCACGATCGAGGCCTCCCACACCAGCCAGTTCGCCCAGCAGGCCCGGATCGTGGCCGGCTTGCCGATGGGGGAGGTGGAGCTGAAGGTGCCAGGAGCCCTGATGGTGAATCTGCTGGGCTTCGAACGTTTTGAGAGCTCCTACGAGCCCCAGCGCGAGGCCCTGGCCTGCCTGCCCCAGGCCCAGCTGCACTGGTACGGCAAACACGGCTCCAGCCTGGGGCGCAAGCTCGGCCACATCACCCTGCTGCTGGATGGCGCCACCGCCGAGGAGCGGCAGCGCCAGGCCAGGCAGCGCCTGGAGCAGGTGCGGGCCATCTGGCCCCGCCCCGTGTACTGA
- a CDS encoding DUF2103 domain-containing protein yields the protein MGRVVITHSTYLEGLIPLLQQLARSPGVDTVTPAVISRVRGRCPGLRLRVSTPIRGGHKLLARRGTSAQEVFVITTASREQLQELVDQLLAD from the coding sequence ATGGGCCGGGTGGTGATCACCCACAGCACCTACCTCGAGGGCCTGATCCCGCTGCTGCAGCAGCTGGCGCGCTCCCCCGGGGTGGACACCGTGACCCCGGCGGTCATCAGCCGGGTGCGGGGGCGCTGCCCGGGGCTGCGCCTGCGGGTGTCCACCCCGATCCGCGGCGGCCACAAGCTGCTGGCCCGCCGGGGCACCAGTGCCCAGGAGGTGTTCGTGATCACCACGGCGAGCCGGGAGCAGCTTCAGGAGCTCGTGGATCAGCTGCTGGCGGACTGA
- the clpS gene encoding ATP-dependent Clp protease adapter ClpS, giving the protein MVRSSPVAVRERQQLRQPYPNYRVVVLDDAINTFQHVVECLVRFIPGMQPDRAWDLAHRIDSDGSAVVWCGPQEQAELYHQQLGAEGLTMAPLERD; this is encoded by the coding sequence ATGGTGCGTTCGTCTCCCGTCGCCGTTCGCGAACGGCAGCAGCTGCGTCAGCCCTATCCCAACTACCGGGTCGTGGTGCTGGACGACGCCATCAACACCTTCCAGCACGTGGTGGAGTGCCTTGTGCGGTTCATCCCCGGCATGCAGCCCGACCGGGCCTGGGACCTGGCCCACCGCATCGACAGCGACGGCTCCGCGGTGGTGTGGTGCGGGCCCCAGGAACAGGCCGAGCTCTACCACCAGCAGCTCGGCGCCGAAGGCCTGACGATGGCCCCCCTGGAGAGGGACTGA
- the petN gene encoding cytochrome b6-f complex subunit PetN gives MLITLGWASLAALFSFSIAMVVWGRHGDGSIKF, from the coding sequence ATGTTGATCACCCTGGGATGGGCTTCTCTGGCTGCCCTGTTCAGCTTCTCCATCGCCATGGTGGTGTGGGGCCGCCACGGCGACGGCAGCATCAAGTTCTGA
- a CDS encoding CofH family radical SAM protein, producing the protein MLESGALSPWSWSLAADLLVPPPDDREATLYRQLPAAALLEALASEHQRLQGRRLDRAQLEESSLPGLALALLERPWSQEDRSALRQGADALRRKLAGDTVTYVVNRNLNASNHCVKHCAFCAFRRDPGEPGAYWLRGDELARRAAEARRLGATELCVQGGLNPAARLDGSQLAHAEQLLGQLQQAAPGVHLHAFSPQELLFFAEQDGLPLDTVLQRLKRAGLGSVPGTAAEVLTERVRRVLCPEKLSARQWVAVMLQVHAQGLPATATLMAGHLEAPADLAAHLITLITLQSRARAHGLQGFSEFVLLPFVGAAAPAPLRRRVGRDQPDLEAMLLLTALARLILGPWITNHQPSWVKLTLAGAQRALRWGCNDLGGTLMEEHITTMAGARGGTAQSAADLRRSALQLGRPVQQRTTLYAPVS; encoded by the coding sequence ATGCTCGAATCCGGGGCCCTCTCCCCGTGGTCGTGGTCGCTGGCGGCCGACCTGCTCGTGCCCCCTCCGGACGATCGCGAAGCCACCCTTTATCGCCAGTTACCCGCCGCCGCCCTGCTCGAGGCTCTGGCCAGTGAGCACCAGCGCCTTCAGGGCCGGAGGCTGGATCGGGCCCAGCTGGAGGAGAGCAGCCTGCCCGGCCTGGCCCTGGCTCTGCTGGAGCGCCCCTGGAGCCAGGAGGATCGCAGCGCGCTGCGCCAGGGGGCCGATGCGCTGCGCCGGAAGCTGGCGGGTGACACTGTCACCTACGTGGTGAACCGCAACCTGAATGCGTCGAACCACTGCGTCAAGCACTGCGCCTTCTGCGCCTTCCGCCGTGATCCGGGGGAGCCGGGCGCCTACTGGCTCAGGGGCGACGAGCTGGCGCGCCGCGCCGCGGAGGCCCGCCGGCTGGGGGCGACCGAACTGTGCGTGCAGGGGGGGCTCAATCCTGCCGCTCGCCTGGATGGCAGCCAGCTGGCCCACGCCGAGCAGCTGCTGGGGCAACTTCAGCAGGCGGCGCCGGGGGTGCACCTGCACGCCTTCTCACCCCAGGAACTGCTGTTCTTCGCCGAGCAGGACGGGCTTCCCCTTGACACGGTGCTGCAGCGCCTCAAGCGGGCCGGCCTGGGCTCCGTGCCCGGGACGGCCGCCGAGGTGCTCACTGAGCGGGTGCGCCGGGTGCTGTGTCCTGAAAAGCTCAGTGCCCGCCAGTGGGTGGCGGTGATGCTGCAGGTGCATGCCCAGGGGCTGCCAGCCACCGCCACCCTGATGGCCGGGCACCTGGAGGCCCCCGCCGACCTGGCCGCCCACCTGATCACCCTGATCACCCTGCAGTCCAGAGCACGGGCCCACGGCCTGCAGGGGTTCAGTGAGTTCGTGCTGCTGCCCTTCGTCGGTGCGGCGGCACCGGCCCCCCTGCGCCGCAGGGTGGGACGCGACCAGCCCGATCTGGAGGCCATGCTGCTGCTCACGGCCCTGGCCCGCCTCATCCTGGGGCCCTGGATCACCAACCACCAGCCCAGCTGGGTGAAGCTCACCCTGGCGGGGGCCCAGCGGGCCCTGCGCTGGGGCTGCAACGACCTCGGCGGCACGCTCATGGAGGAACACATCACCACCATGGCCGGTGCCCGCGGCGGTACCGCCCAGAGCGCCGCCGATCTCCGCCGCTCCGCCCTGCAGCTCGGGCGCCCGGTGCAGCAGCGCACCACCCTCTACGCCCCCGTGTCATGA
- the psb29 gene encoding photosystem II biogenesis protein Psp29 — MSAALTVSDSKRAFRRAFPHVIAPLYRRMVDELLVELHLLSRQRGFEANPLFACGLIQVFDGFAKGYRPDGHKAALLAALCSATGFDAEALRREAEASRNAMGNHTVEEVKGWIEHQGEGAPEPLASALASIRRPDFHYSRLMAVGLLSLLEEARGADAMDPATLRSYAQELAAAIGLMRERVDKDLSLYATNLEKLAQAVALMEETVAAERRKRERQQAGLTDAPAGSMAELKAESAPEAETAPPPSSATADAPTAH; from the coding sequence GTGAGCGCCGCCCTGACCGTCTCCGACAGCAAGCGGGCCTTTCGCCGCGCCTTCCCCCACGTGATCGCGCCCCTGTACCGGCGCATGGTGGATGAGCTGCTGGTTGAGCTTCACCTGCTCAGCCGGCAGCGCGGCTTCGAGGCGAACCCCCTGTTCGCCTGCGGCCTGATCCAGGTGTTCGATGGCTTCGCCAAGGGGTACCGCCCCGACGGACACAAGGCCGCCCTGCTCGCCGCGCTGTGCTCCGCCACCGGCTTCGACGCTGAAGCGCTGCGCAGGGAGGCCGAGGCCAGCAGGAACGCCATGGGCAACCACACCGTGGAGGAGGTGAAGGGCTGGATCGAGCATCAGGGGGAGGGAGCGCCCGAACCCCTGGCCTCCGCCCTGGCCAGCATCCGCCGCCCCGACTTCCACTACTCGCGCCTGATGGCCGTCGGGCTGCTCAGCCTGCTGGAGGAGGCCCGGGGGGCCGACGCGATGGACCCCGCCACCCTGCGCTCCTACGCGCAGGAACTGGCCGCCGCGATCGGATTGATGCGTGAGCGTGTCGACAAGGACCTCAGCCTCTACGCCACCAACCTGGAGAAGCTGGCCCAGGCAGTGGCCCTGATGGAGGAAACCGTGGCGGCGGAACGCCGCAAGCGGGAACGGCAGCAGGCCGGCCTCACCGACGCGCCGGCGGGGTCGATGGCTGAGCTGAAGGCGGAGTCGGCGCCGGAGGCGGAGACGGCTCCACCCCCGTCGTCTGCAACTGCAGACGCGCCCACAGCGCACTGA
- the clpP gene encoding ATP-dependent Clp endopeptidase proteolytic subunit ClpP, whose amino-acid sequence MIPIVIEESGRGERAFDIYSRLLRERIVFLGEPVTAESANRIVAQLLFLEAEDPEKDIFLYINSPGGSVYDGLGIFDTMQHIKPDVQTVCVGLAASMGAFLLCAGAKGKRSSLTHSRIMIHQPLGGARGQASDIRIQADEILYLKQKLNQELADRTGQPMSRIEEDTDRDFFMSPVEAMAYGLIDKVIEKRTVRPV is encoded by the coding sequence ATGATCCCGATCGTGATTGAGGAGTCGGGCCGGGGAGAGCGCGCGTTCGACATCTACTCGCGCCTGCTGCGGGAGCGGATCGTCTTTCTCGGGGAGCCCGTGACGGCCGAATCCGCCAACCGGATCGTGGCCCAGTTGCTGTTTCTCGAGGCGGAAGACCCGGAGAAGGACATCTTCCTCTACATCAACTCCCCTGGCGGTTCCGTCTACGACGGCCTTGGCATCTTCGACACCATGCAGCACATCAAGCCCGATGTGCAGACGGTGTGCGTTGGCCTGGCGGCGTCGATGGGGGCCTTCCTGCTCTGTGCCGGAGCCAAGGGCAAGCGCAGCAGCCTCACCCACTCGCGCATCATGATCCACCAGCCCCTCGGTGGCGCCCGCGGCCAGGCCAGCGACATCCGCATCCAGGCCGATGAGATCCTCTATCTCAAGCAGAAGCTGAACCAGGAGCTGGCCGACCGCACCGGCCAGCCCATGTCCCGCATCGAGGAAGACACCGACCGCGATTTCTTCATGTCCCCCGTTGAAGCCATGGCCTATGGCCTGATCGACAAGGTGATCGAGAAGCGCACTGTGCGCCCCGTCTGA
- the ftsH gene encoding ATP-dependent zinc metalloprotease FtsH: MNQRWRLILLWLLPLAVVAFLGWQILSSGGIGNFTQGGATTAPRNTAVARMSYGRFLDYVNAGRVTAVDIFDGGRSAVIEAVDPELDNRVQRLRVDLPGVAPELVNNLKEQGISFDIHPPRQAPPVLGILGNLLFPLLLIGSLIFLARRSSGMPGGPGQAMQFGKTKARFAMEAETGVKFDDVAGVEEAKQDLEEVVTFLKTPERFTSVGARIPKGVLLVGPPGTGKTLLAKAIAGEAGVPFFSLSGSEFVEMFVGVGASRVRDLFKRAKENSPCLIFIDEIDAVGRQRGAGVGGGNDEREQTLNQLLTEMDGFEGNSGIIIIAATNRADVLDSALLRPGRFDRQVQVDVPDIKGRLSILKVHSRNKKLADDVSLETIARRTPGFSGADLANLLNEAAILTARRRKEATTLAEIDDAVDRVIAGMEGKPLTDGRSKRLIAYHEVGHALVGTLVKAHDPVQKVTLIPRGQAQGLTWFSPDEEQMLVSKAQLRARIMGALGGRAAEEVVFGHAEVTTGAGGDIQQVASIARQMVTRFGMSDLGQFSLEAGNQEVFLGRDLMTRSDGSDRMASRIDDAVRQIVQTCYEDTVRLVAEHRTCMDRVVELLIEKESLDGEEFRALVSEFTSIPEKERFSPLLAEAAFPAG, translated from the coding sequence ATGAACCAGCGCTGGCGTCTGATTCTCCTCTGGCTCCTGCCACTGGCGGTGGTGGCTTTCCTCGGCTGGCAGATTCTCAGCAGCGGTGGGATCGGCAACTTCACCCAGGGCGGCGCCACCACAGCCCCGCGCAACACAGCCGTGGCCCGCATGAGCTACGGCCGCTTCCTCGACTATGTGAATGCCGGGCGCGTCACAGCCGTCGACATCTTTGACGGCGGCCGCAGCGCCGTGATCGAGGCCGTGGATCCCGAACTCGACAACCGCGTGCAGCGGCTGCGGGTCGATCTGCCCGGGGTGGCACCCGAGCTGGTGAACAACCTGAAAGAACAGGGGATCAGCTTTGACATCCATCCCCCCCGTCAGGCCCCGCCGGTGCTCGGCATTCTGGGCAATCTGCTGTTCCCGCTCCTGCTGATCGGCTCGCTCATCTTCCTGGCGCGGCGCTCCAGCGGCATGCCCGGAGGTCCGGGTCAGGCCATGCAGTTCGGCAAGACCAAGGCCCGCTTCGCCATGGAGGCGGAAACGGGCGTCAAATTTGACGACGTGGCCGGCGTGGAAGAGGCCAAGCAGGACCTGGAAGAGGTGGTGACGTTCCTGAAGACCCCCGAACGCTTCACCTCCGTGGGCGCCCGGATCCCCAAGGGCGTGCTTCTGGTCGGCCCCCCCGGCACCGGCAAGACCCTGTTGGCCAAGGCGATCGCCGGCGAGGCCGGGGTGCCCTTCTTCTCCCTCTCCGGCTCGGAATTCGTGGAGATGTTCGTGGGCGTGGGCGCCAGTCGCGTGCGCGATCTGTTCAAGCGGGCCAAGGAGAACAGCCCCTGCCTGATCTTCATCGATGAGATCGATGCCGTGGGCCGCCAGCGCGGCGCCGGCGTGGGCGGCGGCAACGACGAGCGGGAGCAGACCCTCAATCAGCTGCTCACCGAGATGGACGGCTTCGAGGGCAACAGCGGCATCATCATCATCGCCGCCACCAACCGGGCCGACGTGCTCGATTCAGCCCTGCTGCGCCCCGGCCGCTTCGATCGCCAGGTGCAGGTGGACGTTCCCGACATCAAGGGCCGCCTCTCGATCCTGAAGGTGCACTCCCGCAACAAGAAACTCGCGGACGACGTGAGTCTCGAAACCATTGCCCGCCGCACCCCGGGCTTCTCCGGCGCCGATCTGGCCAACCTGCTCAACGAGGCGGCGATCCTCACGGCGCGCCGCCGCAAGGAGGCCACCACGCTGGCGGAGATCGACGATGCGGTGGACCGCGTCATCGCGGGCATGGAGGGCAAGCCCCTCACCGATGGCCGCAGCAAGCGCCTGATCGCCTACCACGAGGTGGGGCATGCCCTGGTGGGAACCCTGGTGAAGGCCCACGATCCCGTTCAGAAGGTGACGCTGATCCCCCGCGGTCAGGCCCAGGGCCTCACCTGGTTCTCCCCGGATGAGGAGCAGATGCTGGTGAGCAAGGCCCAGTTGCGCGCTCGCATCATGGGGGCCCTCGGCGGCCGCGCTGCCGAGGAAGTGGTGTTCGGCCACGCCGAGGTCACCACCGGTGCCGGCGGTGACATCCAGCAGGTGGCTTCCATCGCCCGGCAGATGGTGACCCGCTTCGGCATGAGCGATCTGGGTCAGTTCTCCCTGGAGGCGGGCAATCAGGAGGTGTTCCTCGGCCGTGACCTGATGACCCGCAGCGATGGGTCGGATCGCATGGCCAGCCGGATCGACGATGCCGTGCGCCAGATCGTGCAGACCTGCTACGAGGACACCGTGCGCCTGGTGGCTGAGCACCGCACCTGCATGGACAGGGTGGTGGAACTGCTGATCGAGAAGGAAAGCCTGGATGGCGAGGAATTCCGGGCCCTGGTGTCGGAATTCACCAGCATTCCCGAGAAGGAGCGGTTCTCCCCGCTGCTCGCCGAGGCCGCCTTCCCGGCCGGCTGA
- a CDS encoding DUF1830 domain-containing protein — MVITLTWLECGYRNSSDRMVIARCVGPEQFFLERVVFPFELLSFSCPPDSELKIWTHGLGGPELIETLAVADLAIGAIAADPAAVDSPDGAGTAAPEPGAPGGAMGLMARGLSLSHGNGDLVQTWVTAG; from the coding sequence GTGGTAATCACCTTGACCTGGCTGGAGTGCGGATACCGGAACAGCAGCGATCGCATGGTGATCGCCCGCTGTGTCGGACCCGAACAGTTCTTCCTCGAACGGGTGGTGTTTCCCTTTGAACTGCTGAGCTTTTCCTGCCCTCCCGACTCGGAGCTCAAGATCTGGACCCACGGGCTCGGGGGCCCCGAGCTGATCGAGACCCTGGCCGTGGCGGACCTCGCGATCGGAGCCATCGCCGCTGATCCAGCCGCCGTGGACAGCCCTGACGGCGCCGGGACCGCTGCCCCGGAACCGGGCGCCCCGGGAGGAGCGATGGGGCTGATGGCGCGCGGATTGAGCCTCAGCCACGGCAACGGTGATCTGGTGCAGACCTGGGTGACGGCCGGCTGA